In a single window of the Syngnathus typhle isolate RoL2023-S1 ecotype Sweden linkage group LG19, RoL_Styp_1.0, whole genome shotgun sequence genome:
- the vipr2 gene encoding vasoactive intestinal polypeptide receptor 2 isoform X1: MLDEKIMRFILMLVFLTHKQAAGRFPLCHFSWEMKKASQECHAGLEHLAVPSAGCVGEWDNASCWRSAAVGEVVSQPCPAPLLHLFGKKGNLSRKCTPQGWSDVYPVIAAACSSNDTDQPGELVFYKVVMVLSTLGHSLSLISLLSSTVIIAVFRRLHCMRNYIHINLFASFMLRGVAVLTKDLLLFSSEEEDTPDCSAQPSLVGCKSSLVFLNYSIMANFFWLLVEALYLHTLLLVVHARWARLSVYMLIGWGIPSVFTVAWILCRLYLDNTWCWERNDSPVPSRVLDWPILACVVVNFILFISIIRILVQKLRCTNVGGNEQSQYKRLAKSTLLLIPLFGINYVVFVHLMEPSDKTTRHVKIFFELGLGSFQGLVVAVLYCFLNCEVQSELRRMRRSLSLKRYMGGGERGLRAASLAPEHSAPFPRNSRAASILQTETLLL, encoded by the exons atgctGGATGAGAAGATCATGAGGTTCATCCTGATGCTCGTCTTCCTCACGCACAAG CAGGCGGCGGGCAGATTTCCTCTGTGCCATTTTAGTTGGGAGATGAAGAAAGCGAGTCAAGAGTGCCATGCTGGGTTGGAACATCTCGCAGTGCCCTCCGCAG GCTGTGTGGGCGAGTGGGACAATGCTTCGTGCTGGCGCAGTGCGGCGGTGGGCGAGGTGGTCTCTCAACCctgccccgcccccctcctGCACCTGTTTGGGAAGAAGG GAAACCTTAGCAGGAAGTGCACCCCGCAAGGTTGGTCAGATGTTTACCCAGTCATCGCTGCCGCCTGCTCGTCCAACGACACCGACCAACCCGGCGAG CTAGTGTTCTACAAAGTGGTGATGGTTCTGTCCACGCTGGGTCACAGCTTGTCTCTCATCAGCCTGCTCAGCAGTACCGTCATCATTGCTGTCTTCAG gagGCTGCACTGCATGAGGAACTACATCCACATCAACCTGTTTGCATCCTTCATGCTGAGGGGCGTGGCGGTGCTCACCAAAGATCTTCTACTCTTCTCCAGCGAAGAAGAGGACACGCCCGACTGCAGCGCTCAGCCCTCGCTG gtGGGCTGCAAGAGCAGCCTGGTGTTCCTGAACTACTCCATCATGGCCAACTTCTTCTGGCTGCTGGTGGAGGCGCTCTACCTTCACacgctgctgctggtggtgcacGCCCGCTGGGCGCGCCTTTCCGTCTACATGCTGATTGGCTGGG GAATCCCGTCCGTCTTCACGGTGGCATGGATTTTGTGTCGACTCTACCTGGATAACACCTG GTGCTGGGAGAGGAACGACAGTCCCGTCCCCAGCAGAGTGTTGGACTGGCCCATCCTGGCATGCGTCGTC GTGAACTTCATCCTGTTCATCAGCATCATTCGTATCCTGGTGCAGAAGCTGCGCTGCACCAACGTGGGCGGCAACGAGCAGTCGCAGTATAA GCGTCTGGCCAAATCCACCCTCTTGCTCATCCCGTTGTTCGGGATCAACTACGTGGTTTTCGTCCACCTGATGGAGCCTAGCGATAAAACCACACGGCACGTCAAGATCTTCTTTGAGCTCGGCCTCGGATCCTTCCAG GGTCTCGTTGTGGCAGTGCTGTACTGCTTTCTCAACTGTGAG GTGCAGAGCGAGCTGCGACGGATGCGCAGGAGCTTGTCCCTCAAGCGTTACATGGGCGGGGGAGAGCGCGGTCTCCGCGCCGCCTCGCTGGCCCCCGAACACTCGGCCCCGTTCCCCAGGAACTCCCGAGCGGCGTCCATCTTGCAGACCGAGACTCTTCTGCTGTGA
- the vipr2 gene encoding vasoactive intestinal polypeptide receptor 2 isoform X2: MLDEKIMRFILMLVFLTHKAAGRFPLCHFSWEMKKASQECHAGLEHLAVPSAGCVGEWDNASCWRSAAVGEVVSQPCPAPLLHLFGKKGNLSRKCTPQGWSDVYPVIAAACSSNDTDQPGELVFYKVVMVLSTLGHSLSLISLLSSTVIIAVFRRLHCMRNYIHINLFASFMLRGVAVLTKDLLLFSSEEEDTPDCSAQPSLVGCKSSLVFLNYSIMANFFWLLVEALYLHTLLLVVHARWARLSVYMLIGWGIPSVFTVAWILCRLYLDNTWCWERNDSPVPSRVLDWPILACVVVNFILFISIIRILVQKLRCTNVGGNEQSQYKRLAKSTLLLIPLFGINYVVFVHLMEPSDKTTRHVKIFFELGLGSFQGLVVAVLYCFLNCEVQSELRRMRRSLSLKRYMGGGERGLRAASLAPEHSAPFPRNSRAASILQTETLLL; this comes from the exons atgctGGATGAGAAGATCATGAGGTTCATCCTGATGCTCGTCTTCCTCACGCACAAG GCGGCGGGCAGATTTCCTCTGTGCCATTTTAGTTGGGAGATGAAGAAAGCGAGTCAAGAGTGCCATGCTGGGTTGGAACATCTCGCAGTGCCCTCCGCAG GCTGTGTGGGCGAGTGGGACAATGCTTCGTGCTGGCGCAGTGCGGCGGTGGGCGAGGTGGTCTCTCAACCctgccccgcccccctcctGCACCTGTTTGGGAAGAAGG GAAACCTTAGCAGGAAGTGCACCCCGCAAGGTTGGTCAGATGTTTACCCAGTCATCGCTGCCGCCTGCTCGTCCAACGACACCGACCAACCCGGCGAG CTAGTGTTCTACAAAGTGGTGATGGTTCTGTCCACGCTGGGTCACAGCTTGTCTCTCATCAGCCTGCTCAGCAGTACCGTCATCATTGCTGTCTTCAG gagGCTGCACTGCATGAGGAACTACATCCACATCAACCTGTTTGCATCCTTCATGCTGAGGGGCGTGGCGGTGCTCACCAAAGATCTTCTACTCTTCTCCAGCGAAGAAGAGGACACGCCCGACTGCAGCGCTCAGCCCTCGCTG gtGGGCTGCAAGAGCAGCCTGGTGTTCCTGAACTACTCCATCATGGCCAACTTCTTCTGGCTGCTGGTGGAGGCGCTCTACCTTCACacgctgctgctggtggtgcacGCCCGCTGGGCGCGCCTTTCCGTCTACATGCTGATTGGCTGGG GAATCCCGTCCGTCTTCACGGTGGCATGGATTTTGTGTCGACTCTACCTGGATAACACCTG GTGCTGGGAGAGGAACGACAGTCCCGTCCCCAGCAGAGTGTTGGACTGGCCCATCCTGGCATGCGTCGTC GTGAACTTCATCCTGTTCATCAGCATCATTCGTATCCTGGTGCAGAAGCTGCGCTGCACCAACGTGGGCGGCAACGAGCAGTCGCAGTATAA GCGTCTGGCCAAATCCACCCTCTTGCTCATCCCGTTGTTCGGGATCAACTACGTGGTTTTCGTCCACCTGATGGAGCCTAGCGATAAAACCACACGGCACGTCAAGATCTTCTTTGAGCTCGGCCTCGGATCCTTCCAG GGTCTCGTTGTGGCAGTGCTGTACTGCTTTCTCAACTGTGAG GTGCAGAGCGAGCTGCGACGGATGCGCAGGAGCTTGTCCCTCAAGCGTTACATGGGCGGGGGAGAGCGCGGTCTCCGCGCCGCCTCGCTGGCCCCCGAACACTCGGCCCCGTTCCCCAGGAACTCCCGAGCGGCGTCCATCTTGCAGACCGAGACTCTTCTGCTGTGA